The Aeromicrobium yanjiei genome includes a region encoding these proteins:
- a CDS encoding UvrD-helicase domain-containing protein gives MRAGPDVPYERAKNAEYLVALEKKLKTRIEIGIARNEAWANPGGVTLPFSPDDLHPLIGRVGLESPHELLGTDFYIGPRRLVVGGVEVYSCFAEVAKLFYQPDGGGFEGHESVVVRRTFEARHREVVAADDEWVRDVMESPFAARKLGVPAAPVHRPRRRFTLDRERDAPTQPELLIVQDDAKVATAEHTHIVRPPLGTRSPVGMRAVEAVRRRLSAPRSSQLTSVLATLQPDQYEMATSDPRQDLVVQGHPGTGKTIIATYRAAFLVDPDREGNSASRVLLVGPTKQYVNHVQGILRQHDPEGRIQATHIESLLSNFVASKSSLEHTFAGRYDDLDAHTRGLCEIAAHKVRQLDRFAMHKDVRSRWLRTTYELLRTNGQSGRTQLTDNPAEVAWLKNLPTFELASSQRRYLPLLAQCALALRAPTVQEQYDHIVVDEAQDMSPIEWNILDQMKSKAGRWTLVGDMNQRRSDTSYESWEAIAHHLGIGSGDTQFQATTITRGYRSTAQILELADKLLPRAQRGVEVVQRDGPGVQKIWASNPQKLFSISVDIAVDFKTRYSDGMVAIISAEPTALTQWMARHGWRRDRSVHRWVLGGQLLNVYGPASARGLEFDAVVVVEPSKFKQHVGKAGQLYTSLTRANRELAIVWQKNLPQALR, from the coding sequence ATGAGGGCTGGCCCTGACGTCCCATACGAGCGTGCCAAAAACGCCGAATACCTAGTTGCGCTCGAAAAGAAACTGAAGACGCGGATCGAGATCGGCATAGCGCGCAATGAGGCGTGGGCAAACCCAGGCGGGGTAACCCTTCCGTTCTCGCCGGACGACCTGCACCCGTTGATCGGCCGGGTTGGCCTCGAAAGTCCCCACGAGTTGCTGGGGACTGATTTCTACATCGGTCCGCGTCGCCTCGTCGTGGGCGGGGTAGAGGTGTACAGCTGCTTCGCAGAAGTCGCCAAGCTCTTCTATCAGCCCGATGGAGGTGGTTTCGAGGGACACGAGAGCGTTGTTGTTCGTCGAACCTTCGAGGCTCGCCACCGCGAAGTAGTTGCCGCTGACGATGAATGGGTTCGTGACGTCATGGAATCACCGTTCGCAGCAAGGAAGCTCGGGGTGCCAGCCGCGCCAGTCCATCGGCCGAGGCGTCGATTCACACTCGACCGCGAAAGAGACGCTCCGACCCAGCCAGAGTTGTTGATCGTCCAGGACGATGCCAAGGTCGCGACTGCTGAACACACACACATTGTCCGTCCGCCCTTAGGCACTCGGTCGCCAGTAGGGATGCGCGCGGTCGAGGCAGTGCGCCGCAGGCTGTCAGCCCCGCGGAGTTCGCAACTCACCTCGGTGCTTGCGACCCTCCAGCCGGATCAGTACGAGATGGCGACCTCTGATCCTCGCCAGGATCTGGTCGTACAAGGTCACCCAGGCACAGGTAAGACGATCATCGCTACATATCGCGCTGCCTTCCTGGTGGACCCTGATCGGGAAGGAAATTCAGCCAGCCGCGTGCTCCTAGTTGGGCCGACGAAGCAGTACGTCAATCACGTCCAAGGAATTCTTCGTCAGCACGATCCCGAAGGACGCATACAGGCAACTCATATCGAAAGCCTCCTGAGCAACTTCGTCGCCAGCAAGTCCAGCCTCGAACACACCTTCGCGGGTCGATACGACGACCTGGATGCTCACACGCGCGGGCTATGCGAAATTGCAGCTCACAAAGTTCGTCAACTCGATCGCTTCGCTATGCACAAGGACGTCCGCTCTCGCTGGTTGAGGACGACTTATGAGTTGTTGAGAACGAACGGCCAATCGGGAAGGACTCAACTCACAGACAATCCGGCCGAAGTCGCATGGCTCAAGAACTTGCCTACATTCGAGCTAGCGAGTTCTCAGCGGCGGTATCTGCCACTGCTCGCACAGTGCGCGCTCGCTCTCCGTGCGCCGACTGTGCAGGAGCAGTACGACCACATCGTCGTCGACGAAGCCCAGGACATGAGCCCGATTGAATGGAACATCCTTGATCAGATGAAATCGAAGGCGGGTCGGTGGACTCTGGTTGGAGACATGAACCAACGGAGATCAGACACGTCGTACGAGTCTTGGGAGGCTATTGCTCACCACCTGGGGATCGGGTCGGGGGACACTCAGTTCCAGGCGACCACCATCACTCGTGGCTACCGGTCCACAGCCCAGATTCTTGAGCTTGCTGACAAGTTACTGCCGCGCGCCCAACGAGGTGTTGAGGTGGTCCAGCGTGACGGGCCAGGGGTACAAAAGATCTGGGCCAGTAACCCGCAGAAGCTCTTCTCGATCTCGGTCGACATCGCCGTTGACTTCAAGACGAGGTACAGCGACGGCATGGTCGCGATCATCTCTGCAGAGCCAACGGCCTTAACCCAATGGATGGCGAGGCATGGGTGGCGCCGTGACCGTTCGGTGCACCGTTGGGTCCTCGGTGGCCAGTTACTGAACGTCTACGGACCGGCTTCGGCCCGCGGCCTCGAGTTCGACGCAGTTGTGGTGGTCGAGCCCTCGAAGTTCAAGCAACATGTCGGAAAGGCGGGTCAGCTGTACACAAGCCTGACGCGCGCCAATCGCGAACTGGCAATCGTCTGGCAGAAGAATCTTCCGCAAGCCCTGAGATAG
- the brxC gene encoding BREX system P-loop protein BrxC — translation MKLNEIFLKDVTRSIEGVVKADDADHLGIEVEEYVFTNDAAKGVAPLLEEYTNYTNANGVWISGFFGSGKSHLLKMLAHLLGDVEGQAFPRDEVSESFLGKTDDAMLIASLKKAADIPAKSLLFNIDQKATLIAKDQTDALLKVFVKVFDESRGYFGNDGAVARFEEDLDKRGQYDAFKAAFVKHAGIDWAQGREQTALEGHNIDKAFADVNGEANPGIIAQYQKSYAVSIEDFATAVKAWIDKQEPGFRLNFFVDEVGQFIADDVKLMLNLQTIAESLNTKCKGQSWVFVTSQEDMDKVIGDRTRQQGNDFSKIQARFSAKVKLTSQDVEEVISKRLLEKNDAGAAKLMAIHARESANFKTIFDFVDGAKTYRNYVDGGRFISTYPFVTYQIPMFQAAIEGLSDHNMFEGKNSSVGERSMLGVVQEVAKRIGAEQVSYLATFDQMFAGISAALKSAAQSAILQAEKHLPDPGSDVTILANRLLKALFLVKYVDTFKATPRNLTVLVYDRFGLDLNALGKQVQEALNLLETQSYVQRNGNVYEYLTNEEQEIEKEIKSVDVDSSEVSGKLFKYLSSDILKTNKLKYAKNGQDFPFGYKLDDIVQGNQRELTVHFITPETNYTDTEIAAQSMGKDELRVFLGRDKRLLADLRLLLKTEKYTKQRTNSGALPSTQAILQSKQVLNAEREKELIERLRQAVGKAQLIINAAEITSGSQDAVTRVSDGFQELVNRTYTNLGLLGGKVYPEQQIAAAVQNDQGLFSAGSLSALSSPGTEMESWIISQTNLGEQVTVKKIAHRFESKPYGWDLGSIEVVLGWLVGNGKVALTVDANPVVRTEAASIIRNTGKQQHTVVAPQKAYDATKVAKFKKFCTDFFDEGAVPSDSTELARFGKDKLAAKRDELNALVSSSRYPFVGQLSGVVTLLDQVVGNPIDWYLSDFDKADELIEAKEDLVDPIKSFLNGQQAKIFDEADVLLSANTGNLGYLPPGSADPVKTLLADTNAFRGNKMNQLKAAADTLRGQIDDVVTKKRAEVAAAIEGRKAEVLASAYYSNATSDAQESAVGRIDQILARLKGESQIALILQTGSTFEQDDYPELLSRLVTSQQGGGNGGPPPKQMVSVKTIHVSGVSGVLESEADVDNYLAALRAALVETLNDGKRITL, via the coding sequence ATGAAACTCAACGAGATCTTCCTCAAGGACGTCACCCGATCGATCGAGGGTGTCGTCAAGGCTGACGACGCCGACCACCTTGGCATCGAGGTCGAGGAGTACGTCTTCACGAATGACGCAGCCAAGGGCGTGGCCCCGCTGCTTGAGGAGTACACCAACTACACGAACGCCAATGGCGTGTGGATCTCGGGCTTCTTCGGCTCTGGTAAGTCGCACCTCCTCAAGATGCTGGCCCACCTCCTAGGCGACGTTGAGGGTCAGGCGTTTCCGCGCGATGAGGTGAGCGAGAGCTTCCTGGGCAAGACCGATGACGCGATGCTCATCGCCTCACTGAAGAAGGCCGCCGACATCCCGGCGAAGAGCCTGCTCTTCAACATCGACCAGAAGGCCACGCTAATCGCCAAGGATCAGACGGACGCGCTGCTCAAGGTGTTCGTCAAGGTCTTCGACGAGAGCCGCGGCTACTTCGGCAACGACGGAGCTGTTGCGCGCTTCGAGGAGGATCTCGACAAGCGCGGCCAGTACGACGCGTTCAAGGCCGCGTTCGTGAAGCACGCCGGCATCGACTGGGCGCAGGGACGAGAGCAGACCGCCCTCGAAGGCCACAACATCGACAAGGCGTTCGCCGACGTGAACGGGGAGGCCAACCCCGGCATCATCGCGCAGTACCAGAAGTCCTACGCCGTCTCCATCGAAGACTTCGCCACGGCCGTGAAGGCGTGGATCGACAAGCAGGAGCCCGGCTTCCGGCTCAACTTCTTCGTCGACGAGGTTGGCCAGTTCATCGCCGACGACGTGAAGCTCATGCTCAACCTTCAGACGATCGCCGAGTCCCTCAACACGAAGTGCAAGGGACAGTCGTGGGTCTTTGTTACGTCCCAGGAGGACATGGACAAGGTCATCGGTGACCGGACCAGACAGCAGGGGAACGACTTCTCCAAGATCCAGGCACGGTTCAGCGCGAAGGTGAAGCTCACCAGCCAGGACGTGGAGGAGGTCATCAGCAAGCGCCTCCTTGAGAAGAACGATGCGGGTGCAGCCAAGCTCATGGCCATCCACGCCAGGGAGAGTGCGAACTTCAAGACGATCTTCGACTTCGTCGACGGTGCGAAGACCTACCGGAACTACGTTGACGGCGGGCGCTTCATCAGCACCTACCCGTTCGTGACGTACCAGATCCCGATGTTCCAAGCCGCCATCGAGGGGCTGTCGGACCACAACATGTTTGAGGGCAAGAACAGCTCGGTTGGCGAGCGGTCCATGCTCGGTGTCGTTCAGGAGGTCGCTAAGCGCATCGGCGCGGAGCAGGTGAGCTACCTGGCCACGTTTGACCAGATGTTCGCCGGGATCAGCGCGGCGCTGAAGTCCGCAGCTCAGAGCGCCATCCTCCAGGCCGAGAAGCACCTTCCCGACCCGGGATCCGACGTCACGATCCTCGCCAACCGACTGTTGAAGGCGCTGTTCCTGGTCAAGTACGTCGACACGTTCAAGGCCACGCCCCGCAACCTCACCGTGCTCGTCTACGACCGGTTCGGTCTCGACCTCAACGCGCTCGGCAAGCAGGTGCAGGAGGCGCTCAACTTGCTGGAGACGCAGTCGTACGTCCAGCGCAATGGCAACGTCTACGAGTACCTGACGAATGAGGAACAGGAGATCGAGAAGGAGATCAAGTCGGTCGACGTCGACTCGTCAGAGGTATCAGGCAAGCTCTTCAAGTACCTCTCCTCCGACATCCTCAAGACGAACAAGCTCAAGTACGCCAAGAACGGCCAGGACTTCCCGTTCGGCTACAAGCTCGATGACATCGTCCAGGGCAACCAGCGCGAGCTGACCGTCCACTTCATCACGCCCGAGACGAACTACACCGACACCGAGATCGCCGCTCAGAGCATGGGCAAGGACGAACTACGCGTCTTCCTTGGCCGCGACAAGCGGCTGCTCGCGGACTTGCGTCTGCTGCTCAAGACGGAGAAGTACACGAAGCAGCGCACCAACTCAGGTGCCTTGCCTTCGACCCAGGCGATCCTCCAGTCCAAGCAGGTGCTCAACGCCGAGCGCGAGAAGGAGCTCATCGAGCGCCTCCGCCAGGCCGTCGGCAAGGCGCAACTGATCATCAACGCTGCGGAAATCACCTCCGGCTCCCAGGATGCAGTCACGCGCGTGAGCGACGGATTCCAAGAGCTCGTCAACCGGACTTACACGAACCTCGGCCTGCTCGGCGGGAAGGTCTACCCGGAGCAGCAGATCGCGGCGGCGGTCCAGAATGACCAGGGCCTGTTCAGTGCGGGATCGCTGAGCGCGCTCAGTTCGCCCGGCACCGAGATGGAGTCGTGGATCATCTCCCAGACCAACCTCGGGGAGCAGGTCACCGTCAAGAAGATCGCACACCGGTTCGAGTCCAAGCCCTACGGGTGGGACCTCGGCTCCATTGAGGTCGTGCTCGGTTGGTTGGTAGGTAACGGAAAGGTCGCGCTTACGGTCGACGCGAACCCGGTCGTGCGGACCGAGGCCGCATCTATCATCCGTAACACCGGCAAGCAGCAGCACACCGTCGTCGCGCCACAGAAGGCGTACGACGCGACGAAGGTCGCCAAGTTCAAGAAGTTCTGCACCGACTTCTTCGACGAGGGCGCCGTACCAAGCGACTCGACCGAGCTGGCCCGCTTCGGCAAGGACAAGCTTGCGGCCAAGCGTGACGAGCTCAACGCCCTCGTAAGCAGTAGCCGCTATCCGTTCGTCGGCCAGCTCTCGGGCGTCGTCACCCTGCTCGACCAGGTCGTCGGCAACCCCATCGACTGGTATCTCAGCGACTTCGACAAGGCCGACGAGCTGATCGAGGCCAAGGAGGACCTGGTCGATCCGATCAAGTCCTTCCTCAACGGCCAGCAGGCCAAGATCTTCGACGAGGCGGATGTCCTCCTGAGCGCCAACACTGGGAATCTCGGTTACCTGCCCCCCGGTAGCGCCGATCCGGTCAAGACGCTCCTTGCGGACACGAATGCCTTTCGCGGTAACAAGATGAACCAGCTCAAAGCTGCGGCCGACACGTTGCGAGGGCAAATCGACGACGTCGTCACCAAGAAGCGTGCCGAGGTGGCCGCAGCGATCGAGGGACGCAAGGCCGAGGTCCTCGCCAGCGCCTACTACTCCAACGCCACCTCCGACGCACAGGAGAGCGCCGTCGGCCGGATCGACCAGATCCTCGCGCGTCTCAAGGGCGAGAGCCAGATTGCGCTCATCCTGCAAACGGGATCGACCTTCGAGCAGGACGACTACCCGGAGTTGCTCAGCCGCCTGGTCACGTCCCAGCAGGGTGGGGGTAACGGTGGGCCGCCACCGAAGCAGATGGTGTCGGTCAAGACGATCCACGTCTCGGGCGTCTCCGGAGTGCTCGAATCGGAAGCCGACGTCGACAACTACCTGGCCGCGCTCCGCGCAGCACTCGTCGAGACCCTCAACGACGGAAAGCGAATCACGCTCTGA
- a CDS encoding GTPase: MTKILIHELPAQTRKLETRLRAAIAAIEHPDRDSLLSRLRFGEREVPQLVLTGLYSSGKSSLIKALTDGDASVDIAVDVATDAVRGYEWGGDVLLVDTPGVQAGLEEHDSIAESALAAADMVLFTVSVDMFDDTSSAHLRHVAFELGKLDQMLLIVTKSGTMSAAVGIRQSNADAALGVPGHLRVVECDSVDYMTGMMHDDPERANEYIEGSGIDNVRRAINALAETRGQLAVDRQPLQLIRALAMEAGSFVTEDPNESAALALLARQRGVLATRQQRIERQVASLRTAFMSAAIASAELFVDAIEDADELAQSVGERTALVDVAEADLNASLDLAAAKFGQAVTQMLKLQFDNLTAEIREIESSPHARVVSNIGAGVTTVDTTKRSRFVARRGAKAATHTSAPPWTADVQDYLKTFQTFWGAGTGVKASSGTAGHKIVTEVGHRFGVKFKPWQAARTSNYIGKAAKGAGTAIQVGLVLNDAVFEERRRRELDRARRTRRANMVSEVTTQANLIAADLVDEVRGHLRPLFDRAFADIDAVYGEIISNREDQGALSVELSAIASEADSALSAS, from the coding sequence ATGACAAAGATCCTCATTCACGAGCTGCCCGCCCAGACTCGCAAACTCGAGACCCGACTGCGGGCCGCCATCGCGGCCATCGAGCACCCGGACCGCGACTCCCTTCTCAGTCGGCTCAGGTTCGGCGAGCGAGAGGTGCCCCAGCTTGTGCTGACCGGGCTTTACAGCAGCGGAAAGTCCAGTCTGATCAAGGCGCTGACAGACGGCGACGCGTCGGTAGATATTGCCGTGGACGTTGCGACTGACGCTGTCAGGGGATATGAGTGGGGCGGGGACGTACTGTTGGTCGACACACCTGGTGTCCAGGCAGGCCTAGAGGAGCACGACTCAATCGCGGAGTCAGCACTCGCGGCTGCCGACATGGTCCTGTTCACCGTGAGCGTTGACATGTTTGACGACACCTCTTCGGCGCACCTTCGCCACGTCGCATTCGAGCTCGGCAAGCTCGACCAGATGCTGTTGATCGTGACCAAGTCAGGAACCATGTCCGCGGCCGTCGGCATCCGGCAGTCAAATGCCGACGCCGCGCTGGGAGTTCCAGGACATCTTCGTGTTGTGGAGTGCGACTCGGTCGACTACATGACCGGCATGATGCATGACGACCCTGAACGGGCAAACGAGTACATCGAGGGCTCAGGTATCGACAATGTGCGACGGGCGATCAACGCGCTGGCTGAGACACGCGGACAGCTTGCGGTCGACCGTCAGCCGCTGCAGCTGATCCGAGCCCTAGCGATGGAAGCCGGCAGCTTCGTCACCGAAGACCCCAACGAATCAGCAGCATTGGCCTTGCTCGCACGACAACGCGGTGTTCTCGCGACACGACAGCAGCGAATCGAGAGACAAGTCGCGTCACTGCGGACCGCGTTCATGTCCGCTGCCATAGCGTCGGCGGAGCTGTTCGTCGATGCGATTGAGGATGCCGACGAACTGGCGCAAAGTGTCGGCGAGCGCACCGCGCTTGTCGACGTCGCCGAGGCCGACCTGAACGCCTCCCTCGACTTGGCCGCCGCGAAGTTCGGACAGGCGGTCACTCAGATGCTCAAGCTTCAGTTCGACAACCTCACTGCAGAGATCCGCGAGATCGAAAGCAGCCCGCACGCACGAGTGGTGTCGAACATCGGCGCTGGCGTGACAACCGTCGACACCACGAAGCGTTCGCGGTTCGTGGCACGTCGAGGCGCGAAGGCGGCCACCCATACCTCGGCGCCCCCCTGGACGGCCGATGTGCAGGACTACCTCAAGACGTTCCAGACTTTCTGGGGCGCCGGGACCGGAGTGAAGGCTTCATCCGGCACGGCGGGTCATAAGATAGTCACCGAAGTCGGGCACCGCTTCGGGGTCAAGTTCAAGCCGTGGCAAGCGGCTAGAACCTCGAACTACATCGGCAAGGCCGCGAAAGGGGCTGGCACTGCGATTCAGGTCGGACTAGTTCTCAACGATGCAGTCTTCGAAGAGCGTCGGCGCCGGGAGCTCGACCGCGCTCGTCGTACGCGGCGGGCGAACATGGTGAGTGAGGTGACCACCCAGGCCAATCTCATTGCGGCGGACCTCGTCGATGAGGTTCGCGGTCATCTTCGACCACTGTTTGACAGGGCCTTTGCTGACATCGACGCTGTCTACGGCGAGATCATCTCGAACCGGGAAGATCAAGGGGCCCTGTCAGTGGAGTTGTCCGCGATCGCGTCTGAGGCAGATTCTGCGCTTAGCGCTTCTTGA
- a CDS encoding DUF1788 domain-containing protein, producing the protein MRAVQPRTTLTQQEEHLFKVLSSERFLTMEGLGNEVAHFIYDYDPAWALDVAQAKKRIKTKLGTDLGIKVFEINLYDLCVDLLKERNVWDRVLAAEPTMDKPDFLKMLQNMLDPQIHLAPAIKSRIEADSFQILFLTGIGEVFPFVRSHTVLNNLQTVVSDKPMLMFFPGRYEVSATQGSSLVLFGQLKDDSFYRAKRILDQEA; encoded by the coding sequence GTGAGAGCCGTGCAGCCAAGAACGACGCTGACGCAACAGGAGGAGCACCTGTTCAAGGTGCTCAGCAGCGAGCGCTTTCTGACGATGGAGGGATTGGGCAACGAGGTCGCCCACTTCATCTACGACTATGACCCTGCATGGGCGCTGGACGTCGCTCAAGCGAAGAAGCGCATCAAGACCAAGCTCGGCACCGATCTGGGCATCAAGGTCTTCGAGATCAACCTCTACGATCTCTGCGTCGACCTGCTCAAGGAACGCAACGTCTGGGATCGCGTCCTGGCAGCCGAGCCGACGATGGACAAGCCCGACTTCCTCAAGATGCTCCAGAACATGCTGGACCCTCAGATACACCTGGCGCCGGCCATCAAGTCGCGCATCGAGGCCGATTCGTTCCAGATCCTCTTCCTCACGGGCATCGGCGAGGTGTTCCCGTTCGTTCGGTCGCACACCGTGCTCAACAACCTACAAACCGTCGTCTCCGACAAACCGATGCTGATGTTCTTCCCAGGTCGTTACGAAGTCTCGGCCACGCAGGGATCATCACTTGTTCTGTTCGGTCAGCTCAAGGACGACTCCTTCTACCGCGCGAAGCGCATCCTCGACCAGGAAGCATGA
- a CDS encoding GTPase domain-containing protein has product MQLPSYDIYEVGRLNMFGLEPTSDSRPTPDLTGAIAATGALISEQYRSAAGALDCYDDATAGASAHIVKDVGGALHALPKLIEDATSRASTRGESPFRVVMMGRTTAGKSTLLEFLSHGDGNRIGDGRQRYSRDVCARLLPELPGVTLVDVPGVGAADGQVDFDIAFGVIPESDLVMWVGASDSPQEETTRALRILGAHGKPVVLVLNCREDLHHRAKRADFLEGTGRTFADANDHLDLLTRELASAGGRPVAAVAIHARAAFESLQDTRESEALRRQSRIQSLIELLLVQQIKTSAQRRIFSRVDALRMPALEAQGILASCAASLAARQSEYVELARDLDRRMIKALEQKGDSMVADAKDIARRRRSWHLSVDPRSKVERVWENERDTMVDELQALMDEWATEMAELLDAVREQTVRDHDALPAPDLSIGDLPGFGSAYANHLARLGVGLGEALAGGAIFTAAVTAGAQGAIIGAPGGPLGIVAGALVGTLASVALAFAIQPLKDSIDKVFRGSDYVLNKRRDQLRRSLGGALDKAEAVFEARAAALVAQFKSALATLTSDHALQQQSLQSVSDLWSACGARVNDSIGDLDTATAKAVLHECGRVRNSEQVRAAARAPGFGIAIEMTEVGYAELALYPPRNSIEAIAATPPRLPAFPAGVAGHALAALEPRARLVKLNAHEASYAVSAGTSVARGLLDLLEELCGRFTRSSVSIVQLTDSSEGTA; this is encoded by the coding sequence ATGCAGCTTCCTTCATACGACATCTACGAAGTCGGTCGTCTCAACATGTTTGGGCTGGAGCCCACATCAGACAGTCGGCCAACGCCAGACCTCACGGGTGCTATCGCGGCGACAGGAGCCCTGATATCTGAGCAATACCGGTCTGCCGCGGGCGCTCTGGATTGCTACGACGACGCCACCGCCGGCGCAAGTGCCCACATCGTCAAGGATGTCGGGGGCGCCCTCCACGCCCTGCCCAAATTGATAGAGGACGCGACGTCTCGCGCTTCCACGCGAGGTGAATCACCATTCCGTGTGGTCATGATGGGGCGAACCACTGCCGGCAAGAGCACCCTCCTCGAGTTCTTGAGCCACGGCGATGGCAACCGGATCGGCGACGGTCGGCAGCGGTACTCCCGCGATGTTTGCGCTCGGCTCCTGCCGGAACTGCCCGGCGTGACCTTGGTTGACGTGCCTGGAGTTGGCGCCGCCGATGGGCAAGTTGATTTCGACATCGCCTTCGGCGTGATCCCAGAATCCGACCTTGTCATGTGGGTCGGGGCGTCAGATAGCCCTCAGGAGGAGACCACCCGCGCTCTGCGAATCTTGGGCGCACATGGGAAACCGGTGGTCCTCGTGCTCAACTGCCGTGAGGACCTACATCATCGGGCGAAGCGCGCCGACTTCCTGGAAGGCACCGGCCGCACATTCGCCGACGCGAACGACCATCTGGACTTGCTCACCAGAGAACTGGCCAGCGCTGGTGGTCGGCCCGTTGCGGCTGTCGCCATCCACGCACGAGCCGCGTTCGAGTCGCTGCAGGACACCCGGGAATCTGAGGCATTGCGGCGCCAAAGCCGAATTCAGTCGCTCATCGAGCTCCTCTTGGTTCAGCAAATCAAAACCTCGGCCCAGCGTCGAATCTTCTCGCGGGTTGATGCCCTGCGAATGCCGGCGCTTGAGGCGCAAGGCATCTTGGCCAGCTGCGCCGCCAGTCTCGCCGCGCGGCAGTCCGAGTACGTCGAGCTAGCACGAGACCTCGATCGTCGGATGATCAAAGCGCTGGAGCAGAAGGGCGACTCTATGGTTGCCGACGCGAAAGACATTGCACGACGCAGACGAAGCTGGCACCTCAGCGTGGATCCGCGCAGCAAAGTGGAGCGGGTCTGGGAGAACGAGCGCGACACGATGGTTGATGAGCTACAGGCGCTCATGGACGAATGGGCCACTGAGATGGCAGAACTGCTTGACGCAGTTCGGGAACAGACAGTCAGAGATCACGACGCGCTTCCGGCGCCGGACCTGTCTATCGGAGACCTTCCCGGTTTTGGGTCGGCATACGCAAATCACCTCGCGCGTCTTGGCGTCGGGCTAGGCGAGGCCTTGGCAGGAGGCGCCATCTTCACAGCGGCCGTTACCGCTGGAGCGCAAGGCGCGATCATAGGGGCGCCTGGCGGACCTTTGGGCATTGTGGCGGGCGCTCTCGTTGGCACTCTTGCCAGCGTTGCACTCGCGTTCGCTATCCAACCGCTCAAGGACAGCATCGACAAGGTCTTCCGTGGCTCGGACTACGTTCTCAACAAACGCAGAGATCAACTCAGGCGATCTCTGGGTGGCGCGCTCGACAAGGCCGAAGCCGTCTTCGAGGCTCGCGCAGCGGCTCTTGTTGCACAGTTCAAGTCCGCCCTGGCCACACTCACGTCAGACCACGCGCTACAGCAACAGTCCCTTCAATCAGTCTCAGACTTATGGAGCGCCTGCGGGGCTCGTGTCAACGACTCCATCGGAGACCTCGACACGGCCACAGCGAAAGCTGTCCTGCATGAATGTGGACGGGTCCGTAACTCCGAGCAAGTCCGAGCTGCCGCACGTGCGCCTGGCTTCGGGATCGCGATCGAGATGACCGAAGTCGGTTACGCAGAGCTCGCCCTTTATCCGCCCCGAAACAGCATCGAGGCAATCGCTGCGACCCCTCCACGACTACCCGCATTTCCCGCCGGAGTCGCAGGGCACGCGCTCGCCGCGCTCGAGCCCCGCGCCAGACTGGTCAAGCTCAACGCACATGAGGCTTCCTACGCCGTATCTGCGGGTACCTCGGTAGCCAGGGGCCTGCTGGACCTTCTCGAGGAGTTGTGCGGTCGTTTCACCCGCTCGTCCGTTTCCATCGTCCAACTGACCGACTCTTCTGAAGGCACAGCATGA
- a CDS encoding DUF1819 family protein, whose translation MGGRERASRYALSFTSGTLLAGEAVVVAPIYLQERDWAATRALVKEHNLLQARVSRSSTRTLGALIPRLQVLEDSELQIVANGTSTERGHLMWVAACRLYALIGEFAEEVLRERFLTLAGTLTYEEYDSFYRSKAMWHDELDEVTDHSYQKLRQVLFKMMVEAGLLTKQGHIEPALLSARVAECLNQRTPSDIRFFPTKVA comes from the coding sequence ATGGGCGGAAGAGAACGCGCATCGCGCTACGCACTGTCATTCACCAGCGGCACCCTGCTCGCGGGAGAAGCGGTCGTGGTGGCTCCGATCTATCTTCAGGAACGTGACTGGGCGGCTACGCGCGCTCTGGTCAAGGAACACAACTTGCTCCAGGCCCGGGTCTCTAGGTCAAGCACTCGGACGCTCGGTGCGTTGATCCCCCGGCTCCAAGTCCTCGAGGACTCCGAGCTTCAAATCGTCGCCAACGGGACTTCCACTGAGCGCGGTCACTTGATGTGGGTGGCCGCGTGCCGCCTCTACGCGCTCATCGGAGAGTTCGCGGAGGAGGTGTTGCGCGAGCGGTTCCTGACCCTGGCGGGCACGCTCACGTACGAGGAGTACGACTCCTTCTACCGCTCGAAGGCCATGTGGCACGACGAGCTCGACGAGGTCACCGACCACTCCTACCAAAAGTTACGGCAGGTGCTGTTCAAGATGATGGTCGAAGCGGGTCTGCTGACCAAGCAGGGCCACATCGAGCCTGCGCTTCTCTCAGCTCGCGTCGCGGAGTGCCTGAACCAGCGCACCCCAAGCGACATCCGCTTCTTCCCGACGAAAGTGGCGTGA